Proteins encoded by one window of Sphingosinicella sp. BN140058:
- a CDS encoding dienelactone hydrolase family protein has translation MIERRTIDYSHDGDALEGLFVFDPQAGPRPTVIVVHTFVGRGPNEEAVAERLAGLGYNAFAADLYGKGVLGTTREECSALMQPFLDDRARLQARMLAVLETVRGLAEVNPARIVAIGYCFGGLCVLDLARTGADLAGVASVHGLFGAPGNCEGTKITAKVVAFHGWDDPMVPPEAVTALGKELTAAGADWQIHAYGGVMHGFTNPKAAAPENGVLYDAAADRRSWASLRLFLEECFA, from the coding sequence ATGATCGAGAGACGGACGATCGACTACAGCCACGACGGCGATGCGCTCGAAGGCCTCTTCGTCTTCGATCCGCAGGCGGGGCCGCGGCCGACGGTGATCGTCGTGCACACGTTCGTCGGCCGTGGCCCGAACGAGGAAGCGGTCGCGGAGCGGCTTGCCGGGCTCGGCTACAATGCGTTCGCGGCCGATCTCTACGGCAAGGGCGTGCTCGGCACGACCCGCGAGGAATGTTCGGCACTGATGCAGCCCTTCCTCGATGATCGTGCGCGGCTGCAGGCACGGATGCTGGCGGTGCTGGAGACGGTGCGCGGATTGGCGGAAGTGAATCCGGCCCGGATCGTCGCGATCGGCTATTGCTTTGGCGGCCTCTGCGTCCTCGATCTTGCCCGCACCGGCGCCGACCTCGCCGGCGTCGCCAGCGTCCACGGCCTGTTCGGCGCGCCCGGCAATTGCGAGGGCACCAAGATCACGGCGAAGGTCGTCGCCTTTCACGGCTGGGACGATCCGATGGTGCCGCCCGAAGCGGTCACCGCGCTCGGCAAGGAACTGACCGCCGCCGGCGCCGACTGGCAGATCCATGCTTATGGCGGAGTGATGCACGGCTTCACCAATCCCAAGGCCGCCGCGCCGGAGAACGGCGTGCTCTACGACGCCGCGGCGGATCGGCGTTCGTGGGCGAGCCTGCGGCTGTTCCTCGAGGAATGCTTCGCCTGA